From the Natrarchaeobaculum aegyptiacum genome, one window contains:
- the hflX gene encoding GTPase HflX, with the protein MRAIVAKRVDSGEPDTEEIHDLAAAAGYEVVGEVTQTRRADPALQLGEGKANELAEKVAMADATTVIFDNRLGPYQTYNLGQLLPEGVEVIDRFTLILEIFGQRAQTRKAQLQVELAELRYELPRVEAKTSLAKRDEHPGFMGLGEYDESREQDIKAQISRIKDELAQIEQTEQHRRERRRDSGFDLVALAGYTNAGKSTLLRRLSTDLEIDENEDLHPDLESTAESEDRLFTTLGTTTRRADIEPRDVLVTDTVGFISDLPHWLVESFKSTLESVYRADLVLLVVDVSEPVADIHEKLVTSHDTLYERNEAPIVTVLNKIDRVDDEELAEKEAALSALAPDPVSVSAKEGTNVDDLLERIDEELPDWEDERLVLPMTDETMSLVSWIHDNANVEDVTYGDEDVLVSFEARPAIISRARSRASELATTAAESAD; encoded by the coding sequence ATGAGGGCGATCGTCGCGAAACGGGTCGACTCGGGAGAACCAGACACCGAGGAGATCCACGACCTCGCCGCGGCCGCGGGCTACGAGGTCGTCGGCGAAGTAACCCAGACCCGGCGAGCCGATCCCGCGCTCCAGCTGGGTGAGGGGAAGGCGAACGAACTCGCCGAAAAAGTGGCGATGGCCGACGCCACGACCGTGATCTTCGACAATCGGCTCGGTCCCTACCAGACGTACAATCTGGGTCAGCTTCTACCAGAGGGCGTCGAGGTGATCGACCGCTTTACACTTATCCTCGAGATCTTCGGGCAGCGGGCCCAGACGCGCAAGGCCCAGTTGCAGGTCGAACTCGCGGAACTGCGGTACGAACTGCCCCGGGTCGAGGCCAAGACCAGCCTCGCGAAGCGTGACGAACATCCCGGGTTCATGGGGCTCGGTGAGTACGACGAGAGCCGCGAGCAGGACATCAAGGCCCAGATCAGCCGGATCAAGGACGAGCTCGCCCAGATCGAGCAGACCGAGCAACACCGCCGGGAACGCCGCCGGGATTCCGGGTTCGACCTCGTCGCGCTGGCGGGCTACACCAACGCCGGCAAGTCGACTCTCCTGCGGCGGCTCTCGACCGACCTCGAGATCGACGAGAACGAGGACCTGCACCCGGACCTCGAGTCGACTGCAGAATCCGAGGATCGGCTGTTCACGACACTCGGGACGACGACCCGGCGAGCCGATATCGAACCGCGGGACGTGCTGGTGACCGACACCGTCGGGTTCATCAGCGACCTCCCGCACTGGCTCGTCGAGTCGTTCAAGTCCACGCTGGAGTCGGTCTACCGCGCGGATCTCGTGTTGCTCGTCGTCGACGTGAGCGAACCGGTTGCAGACATCCACGAGAAGCTCGTCACCAGTCACGACACGCTCTACGAGCGCAACGAGGCACCGATTGTGACCGTTCTCAACAAGATCGACCGGGTCGACGACGAGGAACTCGCCGAGAAGGAAGCGGCGCTCTCGGCGCTCGCGCCGGATCCAGTGTCAGTCAGTGCGAAAGAAGGGACGAACGTCGACGACCTCCTCGAGCGCATCGACGAGGAGTTACCCGACTGGGAGGACGAACGGCTCGTCCTGCCGATGACCGACGAGACGATGAGCCTGGTCTCGTGGATCCACGACAACGCGAACGTCGAGGACGTCACCTACGGCGACGAGGACGTCCTCGTCTCCTTCGAAGCCAGACCGGCGATCATCTCGAGGGCCCGGTCGCGGGCGAGCGAACTGGCGACCACCGCGGCGGAGTCGGCCGACTGA
- a CDS encoding ABC transporter substrate-binding protein has translation MTGKHADTGRDSGTVTDGLDRRTFLGAAGAGAVATVAGCLGDDNGDVVRVGHIANVQADMGAGSENSGQLAVDELNDADGIMDQDVEFISVDSQSDPGHALTEVEGLVEQDNVDVVIGTFVTEVMQGITDYVAEMDVPFLITGSADPVTLTDTVAVDYDRYRNIFRSGPINSDFQAEASADYAEFLNDEYGWTDVALVMDDAAWTEPFSEILPGELEDRGFDVVLEDRLAPGTDDWAPVNSSIADSGADFVLRFFAHNVGTGMLVNWRENEYEFSIEGIHVPGMSPEFWDDSEGAALYETTSQSGGGGAAEMTEETMPFVDAYEAEYGDDRPSLPMYMGFNTYDAVHVYKEAVERAGTTDYQADIDVIVDELLETDHTGAAGEIEFYGEGDEYPHDVVEMRTDDGVISNFPVTQWQEGGEIECVYPLEFASADHVAPEWM, from the coding sequence ATGACAGGAAAACACGCAGACACGGGACGCGACAGTGGTACGGTGACGGATGGACTGGACCGACGAACGTTTCTCGGTGCAGCCGGAGCGGGCGCAGTCGCGACGGTCGCTGGATGTCTCGGCGACGATAACGGCGACGTCGTGAGGGTCGGTCACATCGCAAACGTGCAGGCCGACATGGGTGCCGGCTCCGAGAACAGCGGCCAGCTCGCAGTCGACGAACTGAACGACGCCGACGGCATCATGGATCAGGACGTGGAGTTCATCTCCGTCGACTCCCAGTCCGACCCCGGGCACGCGCTGACCGAAGTCGAGGGTCTCGTCGAGCAGGACAACGTCGACGTCGTCATCGGGACGTTCGTTACCGAGGTGATGCAAGGGATCACCGATTACGTCGCGGAGATGGACGTGCCGTTCCTGATCACTGGGTCGGCCGATCCCGTGACCCTGACCGACACCGTCGCCGTCGACTACGACAGATACAGGAACATCTTCCGGTCTGGCCCGATCAACTCGGACTTCCAGGCCGAAGCGTCGGCTGACTACGCAGAGTTCCTGAACGACGAGTACGGTTGGACGGACGTCGCACTCGTCATGGACGACGCCGCCTGGACCGAGCCCTTCTCGGAGATCCTCCCCGGCGAACTCGAGGACCGGGGGTTCGACGTCGTCCTCGAGGATCGGCTGGCACCCGGGACCGACGACTGGGCACCCGTAAACAGCAGTATCGCCGATTCGGGTGCCGATTTCGTCTTGCGATTTTTCGCCCACAACGTCGGCACCGGGATGCTCGTCAACTGGCGAGAAAACGAGTACGAATTCTCGATCGAGGGCATCCACGTCCCCGGAATGTCGCCCGAGTTCTGGGACGACTCGGAGGGTGCAGCGCTGTACGAGACGACCTCTCAGTCTGGTGGCGGTGGTGCTGCCGAAATGACCGAGGAGACGATGCCCTTCGTCGACGCCTACGAGGCCGAGTACGGTGACGATCGACCCAGCCTCCCGATGTACATGGGGTTCAACACGTACGACGCTGTCCACGTCTACAAAGAGGCAGTCGAACGCGCTGGAACCACCGACTACCAGGCGGACATCGACGTGATCGTCGACGAACTCCTCGAGACCGATCACACCGGTGCGGCAGGGGAGATCGAGTTCTACGGGGAGGGCGACGAATACCCACACGACGTCGTCGAGATGCGGACCGACGACGGCGTGATCTCGAACTTCCCGGTAACTCAGTGGCAAGAGGGTGGTGAAATCGAGTGCGTCTACCCACTCGAGTTCGCGAGCGCCGATCACGTCGCCCCCGAATGGATGTAA
- a CDS encoding branched-chain amino acid ABC transporter permease — MLGSAISILVTGAMISAVYALIAIGFTMIFGVGGVLNLAHGALIMLGAYGYLVVTSSSTVEFLALPPVVGLVVAIAVGAIGSYGLYRGLVEYIEDNPVITFLATLVVALILAELAVVGFSASPRSLVNLAPGSYHHEGFGIRVTYIELVAFVASWVSIGLLWYYVTRTDEGRSILATSMSERGAQLTGVDLPSVKARTWVIAGGLAGLAGVFIGTLQQTSPVMWLDPLALAFIIVVIGGIGSIKGSIIAAYLIGYLETLTVELLGSGFRGTFSLIVLVIVLLVMPQGLFGREWVHE, encoded by the coding sequence ATGCTTGGCTCAGCCATCTCGATTCTCGTAACGGGGGCAATGATCAGCGCCGTCTACGCCCTGATCGCGATCGGCTTTACGATGATCTTCGGCGTCGGTGGCGTATTGAATCTCGCTCACGGTGCGTTGATCATGCTCGGGGCCTACGGCTACCTCGTCGTCACCTCGTCGTCGACGGTGGAGTTTCTCGCGCTTCCGCCAGTGGTCGGACTGGTCGTCGCGATCGCCGTCGGTGCGATCGGGTCGTACGGCCTCTACAGGGGGCTCGTCGAGTACATCGAGGACAATCCGGTTATCACGTTCCTCGCGACGCTCGTCGTCGCGTTGATCCTCGCAGAACTCGCCGTCGTCGGCTTCTCTGCGAGTCCGCGGAGCCTCGTCAACCTCGCCCCGGGAAGCTACCACCACGAAGGGTTCGGCATTCGCGTCACGTACATCGAACTCGTCGCGTTCGTCGCCTCGTGGGTCTCGATCGGGTTGCTGTGGTACTACGTGACCCGGACCGACGAGGGCCGGTCGATTCTCGCGACGTCGATGAGCGAGCGCGGCGCGCAATTGACCGGCGTCGACCTGCCGTCGGTGAAAGCTCGAACGTGGGTGATCGCTGGTGGCCTCGCCGGTCTCGCTGGCGTCTTCATCGGCACACTCCAGCAGACGAGTCCGGTGATGTGGCTCGATCCGCTGGCACTCGCGTTCATCATCGTCGTCATCGGCGGCATCGGCTCGATCAAAGGCTCGATCATCGCGGCGTACCTGATTGGCTACCTCGAGACGCTGACCGTCGAGTTGCTCGGCTCAGGGTTCCGAGGAACGTTCTCGCTGATCGTGCTCGTGATCGTGTTGCTCGTGATGCCACAGGGACTCTTCGGGAGGGAGTGGGTCCATGAGTAG
- a CDS encoding restriction endonuclease, which translates to MELPDIVVGIGGLGGVLVGLYALSRATATVGRRVGRSEQRQKTLTVYARIGVLAVGIALAWTLYTMYPVFEPIVAVLEPDGWWIGRPLGHGVGLGVVALAAIWAVKRGTDPTIEDVLDQQHTVPARYRRRLWTAHALFVVGTPVVLLTLYAAGFGSVWTVVAFYVLVLCWFVLRTPLVSFAYRTRDPTAEERSRLERCFDRFGREPPTVVVFDDRHENLDVKLVGHSAYRTLWIQESLLSSTDEAELAAILGAEDEKNRRYFYEQCYLAVAPVLFMVTALILILGELLFVSEFTVDSASTLVWFTSIGFAFVGILAVSQTSRWTIYRADRFVSSHVDPDVVRRAYDRYAQTITTIDQEQTRSGLSKRLTIEPPMEQRIRRLERANSLEPMPRTAREPESSEVETPAEAAGSNGTVASDDVEPTPNAPPADWDSREHHPIQQALASIDRREFADVVARLRGEFGRECTVAEADESDWIDVVARSTDGTTELLRTVHRRTDDPVTPDEITDERGRIVSGRSVETVLVVTNGRFDDRVDRLAADLTLVDGQRLTELLEDSALADELGASAAE; encoded by the coding sequence ATGGAGCTACCGGATATTGTCGTCGGGATCGGCGGACTCGGTGGGGTGCTCGTTGGACTGTACGCGCTCTCGAGGGCCACTGCCACGGTCGGACGACGTGTCGGTAGGTCGGAACAACGACAGAAGACGCTGACAGTGTACGCGCGGATCGGGGTGCTGGCCGTCGGCATCGCTCTCGCATGGACTCTGTATACGATGTATCCGGTCTTCGAGCCGATCGTCGCTGTGCTTGAGCCCGACGGGTGGTGGATCGGTCGACCGCTCGGTCACGGAGTCGGGCTGGGGGTCGTCGCACTCGCCGCGATCTGGGCCGTCAAGCGCGGTACCGATCCGACGATCGAGGACGTGCTTGACCAGCAGCATACAGTCCCAGCACGGTACCGTCGTCGGCTCTGGACCGCCCACGCACTGTTCGTCGTTGGTACGCCAGTGGTGCTGCTCACGCTGTATGCCGCCGGATTCGGGTCCGTCTGGACCGTCGTGGCGTTTTACGTGCTCGTCCTGTGCTGGTTCGTACTCAGAACGCCGCTCGTGTCGTTCGCGTATCGAACGCGAGATCCGACGGCTGAAGAACGATCGCGACTCGAGCGCTGTTTCGATCGATTCGGTCGCGAGCCACCGACGGTCGTCGTCTTCGACGATCGACACGAGAACCTCGACGTCAAACTCGTCGGTCACAGCGCGTACCGGACCCTGTGGATACAGGAGTCGCTACTCTCGAGTACCGACGAGGCGGAACTCGCGGCGATCCTCGGCGCAGAAGACGAGAAGAATCGCCGATACTTCTACGAACAGTGTTACCTCGCGGTTGCACCCGTGCTGTTCATGGTGACCGCACTGATCCTCATTCTCGGGGAACTGCTGTTCGTGTCGGAGTTCACCGTAGATTCTGCGTCCACCCTCGTCTGGTTCACCAGCATCGGTTTCGCGTTCGTCGGCATCCTCGCTGTGAGCCAGACCTCGAGATGGACGATCTACCGGGCGGATCGGTTCGTGAGCTCACACGTCGATCCCGACGTCGTTCGGCGCGCGTACGACCGATACGCACAGACGATCACGACGATCGATCAGGAGCAGACCCGGAGTGGATTGAGCAAGCGTCTCACCATCGAACCACCGATGGAGCAGCGAATCCGACGGCTCGAACGGGCGAATTCGCTCGAGCCGATGCCCCGGACTGCCCGCGAGCCTGAGTCGAGCGAGGTAGAGACGCCTGCTGAAGCAGCCGGTTCGAACGGAACAGTCGCCTCAGATGACGTGGAACCGACGCCGAACGCGCCGCCGGCGGACTGGGATTCTCGCGAGCACCACCCGATCCAGCAGGCGCTCGCGTCGATAGATCGACGGGAGTTCGCGGACGTCGTTGCGCGACTTCGAGGCGAATTTGGCCGGGAGTGTACGGTAGCCGAGGCAGACGAGTCAGACTGGATCGACGTCGTCGCCCGATCGACAGACGGTACGACTGAATTGCTCCGAACGGTTCACAGACGAACCGACGACCCAGTAACACCCGATGAGATCACCGACGAACGCGGTCGGATCGTCAGTGGCCGATCGGTCGAGACAGTACTGGTGGTCACCAACGGTCGTTTCGACGACCGCGTCGACCGGCTGGCGGCCGACCTGACGCTCGTCGACGGGCAACGACTCACCGAGTTACTCGAGGACAGTGCTCTCGCGGACGAACTGGGCGCATCGGCGGCCGAGTAA